From one Streptomyces sp. CA-210063 genomic stretch:
- a CDS encoding esterase-like activity of phytase family protein, whose product MRLRTLLATVTAGLAAATTTLAAAGPVHADSPRNNACSPSVSIDAYSDALDKTTYEGTFVGNFSALAVDRDGSLLAVSDRSSLFSLDRRTLQPKGVVPLATESGAALDSEGLVVDRDGTRLVTSETEPTVRRYDREGRILGSLPVPDALKVAPAGRAATNQTFEGLTLLPGGRTLLASMEGALSGDTAGIVRLQTWQRHGGGRDFRLSAQYGYRADTGLGVVEVAALPGGRLLVLERGFTAGVGNTVRLYVADTRRATDTSGVDVLTGQDGSGVRLVRKTLLADLVNCPTLGATAKQPQPNPLLDNIEGMTITGQRHGRLNVLLVSDDNQNAVQTTRFYSLRVRVA is encoded by the coding sequence ATGCGTCTCAGAACCCTTCTCGCGACCGTCACCGCCGGTCTGGCCGCGGCCACCACCACACTCGCCGCCGCCGGGCCGGTGCACGCCGACTCGCCGCGGAACAACGCCTGTTCGCCGTCCGTCTCCATCGACGCCTACTCCGACGCCCTCGACAAGACGACGTACGAGGGCACCTTCGTCGGCAACTTCTCCGCTCTCGCCGTGGACCGGGACGGGTCCCTGCTCGCCGTCTCCGACCGGTCCTCCCTCTTCTCCCTCGACCGCCGCACGCTCCAGCCGAAGGGCGTCGTACCGCTCGCCACCGAGAGCGGCGCGGCGCTCGACTCGGAGGGGCTGGTCGTGGACCGGGACGGCACCCGCCTCGTCACCTCCGAGACCGAGCCGACCGTACGGCGGTACGACCGGGAGGGCCGGATCCTGGGCAGCCTCCCCGTGCCCGACGCGCTGAAGGTCGCCCCCGCCGGGCGCGCCGCCACCAACCAGACCTTCGAGGGGCTCACCCTCCTGCCCGGCGGGCGCACCCTGCTCGCCTCGATGGAGGGCGCGCTCTCCGGCGACACGGCCGGGATCGTCCGCCTCCAGACCTGGCAACGGCACGGCGGCGGACGGGACTTCCGGCTCTCCGCCCAGTACGGCTACCGCGCCGACACCGGCCTCGGCGTCGTCGAGGTGGCGGCCCTCCCGGGCGGGCGGCTGCTCGTGCTGGAGCGGGGCTTCACCGCCGGCGTCGGCAACACGGTCCGCCTCTACGTCGCCGACACCCGCCGCGCCACGGACACCAGCGGCGTCGACGTCCTCACCGGCCAGGACGGCAGCGGCGTACGGCTCGTCCGCAAGACGCTCCTCGCCGACCTCGTGAACTGCCCGACCCTCGGCGCCACCGCCAAGCAGCCGCAGCCGAACCCGCTGCTCGACAACATCGAGGGGATGACGATCACCGGGCAGCGGCACGGGCGGCTGAACGTGCTCCTGGTCAGCGACGACAACCAGAACGCCGTACAGACGACGCGGTTCTACTCGCTCCGGGTCCGCGTGGCGTGA
- a CDS encoding LuxR C-terminal-related transcriptional regulator, giving the protein MIVQCRNLKGDGMCGEAAIRGGGDTAAELCGAGIAFYRTALLAGRAPRADAPGCVSAFGLVAPAVDDPEAMVPVPPSVATAALAHPLEQQILEQQQALVAVRASMSQAESVYRTARREGSESSQRLTPAPAITAALDEAIQGTKKELLTAHPGGRRPEEVLVKALPRTLEAHRKGVKQRTLYQHTVRAHGPTLDYIKQVTDLGVEVRTVDEVFDRMIICDRALAFIPDMGKDHGTHALKVTDPGVVHFLVSAFEYAWERAKPVVYEHDQQRPPLLTDETRLHVLRLMVDGYTDAAIAGRLGISTRTVASHLKKVGDMLGSNSRAQLAYLTAKSGLLEDGTAADCDCERRS; this is encoded by the coding sequence GGTGAGGCGGCCATACGCGGGGGCGGCGATACCGCCGCGGAGCTGTGCGGCGCGGGCATCGCGTTCTATCGCACCGCTCTGCTGGCGGGGAGGGCTCCCCGCGCGGACGCGCCGGGATGTGTGAGCGCGTTCGGGCTCGTGGCCCCCGCGGTGGACGACCCGGAGGCCATGGTGCCGGTACCGCCCTCGGTGGCGACCGCGGCGCTGGCGCACCCGCTGGAGCAGCAGATCCTGGAACAGCAGCAGGCCCTGGTCGCCGTACGGGCGTCGATGTCCCAGGCGGAGAGCGTCTACCGCACCGCCCGCCGTGAGGGAAGCGAGTCCTCGCAGCGGCTCACCCCGGCGCCGGCGATCACGGCCGCCCTCGACGAGGCGATCCAGGGCACGAAGAAGGAGCTGCTGACCGCGCACCCGGGCGGCCGAAGACCCGAAGAGGTCCTGGTCAAAGCCCTGCCGCGCACGCTGGAGGCGCACCGCAAGGGCGTCAAGCAGCGCACGCTCTACCAGCACACGGTCCGCGCCCACGGCCCGACCCTCGACTACATCAAGCAGGTCACCGACCTGGGCGTCGAGGTGCGTACCGTCGACGAGGTCTTCGACCGGATGATCATCTGCGACCGTGCCCTGGCCTTCATCCCCGACATGGGCAAGGACCACGGCACCCACGCCCTCAAGGTCACCGACCCCGGCGTCGTGCACTTCCTGGTCTCCGCCTTCGAGTACGCCTGGGAGCGGGCGAAGCCGGTCGTCTACGAGCACGACCAGCAACGCCCCCCGCTCCTCACCGACGAGACCCGGCTGCACGTCCTGCGCCTGATGGTCGACGGCTACACCGACGCCGCCATCGCCGGGCGGCTCGGTATCAGCACCCGTACCGTCGCCAGCCACCTGAAGAAGGTCGGCGACATGCTCGGCAGCAACAGCCGCGCCCAACTCGCCTACCTCACCGCCAAGAGCGGCCTGTTGGAGGACGGCACGGCGGCCGACTGCGACTGCGAACGGCGGAGCTGA